In Rhipicephalus microplus isolate Deutch F79 chromosome 9, USDA_Rmic, whole genome shotgun sequence, one genomic interval encodes:
- the LOC119163552 gene encoding uncharacterized protein LOC119163552, whose protein sequence is MRTYAFPLAVAAALFACSLVEGRHSNEQARFLEQQYQTKGAIKGAILQQQQASQVKGALKGAIKGGLLQQQAQAQVQGALKGAVKGALLQQQQASQVKGALKGAVKGALLQQQQASQVKGALKGAIKGGLLQQQAQAQVQGALKGAVKGALLQQQQASQVKGALKGAVKGALLQQQQASQVKGALKGAVKGALLQQQQASQVQGALKGAVKGALLQQQQASQVKGALKGAIKGGLLQQQAQAQVQGALKGAVKGALLQQQQASQVKGALKGAVKGALLQQQQASQVKGALKGAVKGALLQQQQASQVKGALKGAVKGALLQQQQASQVKGALKGAVKGALLQQQQASQVKGALKGAVKGALLQQQQASQVKGALKGAVKGALLQQQQASQVKGALKGAIKGGLLQQQAQAQVKGALKGAVKGALLQQQQASQVKGALKGAIKGGLLQQQAQAQVQGALKGAVKGGLVQQAAAQQAYQQAAAQQLAGR, encoded by the exons ATGAGGACCTACGCCTTCCCCTTGGCGGTCGCCGCTGCG CTTTTTGCCTGTTCCCTGGTCGAAG GACGGCACAGTAACGAACAAGCAAGGTTTCTAGAACAACAATACCAGACTAAGGGAGCCATCAAGGGAGCCATCCTTCAACAGCAACAAGCATCACAGGTCAAGGGAGCCCTCAAGGGAGCAATCAAGGGTGGTCTCcttcagcagcaagcacaagctcAAGTCCAGGGAGCGCTTAAGGGAGCTGTCAAAGGAGCACTCCTTCAGCAACAACAGGCATCGCAGGTCAAGGGAGCACTCAAGGGAGCCGTCAAGGGAGCACTCCTTCAGCAACAACAGGCATCGCAGGTCAAGGGAGCCCTAAAGGGAGCCATCAAGGGCGGTCTCCTTCAGCAGCAAGCCCAAGCTCAAGTCCAGGGAGCTCTTAAAGGAGCTGTCAAGGGAGCACTCCTTCAGCAACAACAGGCATCGCAGGTCAAGGGAGCACTCAAGGGAGCCGTGAAGGGAGCACTCCTTCAGCAACAACAAGCTTCGCAGGTCAAGGGAGCCCTCAAGGGAGCTGTCAAAGGAGCACTTCTTCAGCAACAACAAGCTTCGCAGGTCCAGGGAGCCCTCAAGGGAGCGGTCAAGGGAGCACTCCTTCAGCAACAACAGGCATCGCAGGTCAAGGGAGCCCTCAAGGGAGCCATCAAGGGTGGTCTCCTTCAGCAGCAAGCCCAAGCTCAAGTCCAGGGAGCGCTTAAGGGAGCTGTCAAAGGAGCACTCCTTCAGCAACAACAGGCATCGCAGGTCAAGGGAGCACTCAAGGGAGCCGTCAAGGGAGCACTCCTTCAGCAACAACAAGCTTCGCAGGTCAAGGGAGCCCTCAAGGGAGCGGTCAAGGGAGCACTTCTTCAGCAACAACAAGCTTCGCAGGTCAAGGGAGCCCTCAAGGGAGCCGTGAAGGGAGCACTCCTTCAGCAACAACAAGCTTCGCAGGTCAAGGGAGCCCTCAAGGGAGCTGTCAAAGGAGCACTTCTTCAGCAACAACAAGCTTCGCAGGTCAAGGGAGCCCTCAAGGGAGCGGTCAAGGGAGCACTCCTTCAGCAACAACAGGCATCACAGGTCAAGGGAGCACTCAAGGGAGCCGTCAAGGGAGCACTCCTTCAGCAACAACAGGCATCACAGGTCAAGGGAGCCCTCAAGGGAGCCATCAAGGGTGGTCTTCTTCAGCAGCAAGCTCAAGCCCAAGTCAAGGGAGCTCTTAAGGGAGCCGTCAAGGGAGCCCTTCTTCAACAACAGCAGGCATCACAGGTCAAGGGAGCGCTAAAGGGAGCAATCAAGGGTGGCCTTCTTCAGCAACAAGCCCAAGCCCAAGTTCAGGGAGCCCTCAAGGGAGCCGTTAAGGGTGGTCTCGTTCAACAGGCTGCAGCACAACAGGCCTACCAACAGGCTGCCGCTCAACAACTTGCTGGCCGTTAG